A single Nostoc sp. PCC 7107 DNA region contains:
- a CDS encoding ABC transporter permease yields the protein MKYWRETIAVTQRILIELFRRRRSLIFWSIFPISVLILGAFILAERAKLPINKAFEYTAPSTLVGAALFFSCLGGSVATVVAEREQQTLKRLFLSPLSGISYFLGIFLAHSCIGLGQTLLVYTVAAFWGATFQGSIFLGLIIILMSIAAYVGLGFILGTQLARRIEDVNALVAAFGVPLLILGGAFLPSSLFPKSLINIAKYDPIYHMNEAFVGVSTKGKQIGDIAPHFWFLVVFTLVMVIGGWLSYRRMLLVERRL from the coding sequence ATGAAATATTGGCGCGAAACCATAGCTGTCACTCAGCGCATCCTTATTGAATTATTCCGTCGCCGACGCAGCCTGATTTTTTGGAGTATTTTTCCAATTTCTGTATTAATTCTCGGTGCGTTTATTTTGGCAGAACGTGCAAAACTCCCAATCAATAAGGCTTTTGAATATACTGCACCTTCTACATTAGTGGGTGCGGCTTTATTTTTTAGCTGTTTGGGTGGTAGCGTCGCCACTGTCGTTGCCGAACGAGAACAGCAAACCCTCAAACGCCTGTTTCTTTCGCCTTTGAGTGGTATATCCTATTTTTTAGGAATTTTTTTAGCTCATAGTTGCATTGGCTTAGGGCAAACTTTACTAGTTTATACCGTTGCTGCTTTTTGGGGCGCTACATTTCAAGGTTCTATTTTTTTAGGATTAATCATTATTTTGATGAGTATTGCGGCTTATGTCGGTTTAGGTTTTATTTTAGGTACACAATTGGCCAGGCGAATTGAAGATGTGAATGCTTTAGTTGCTGCATTTGGTGTACCTTTATTAATTTTAGGTGGGGCATTTTTACCTAGTTCATTATTTCCTAAAAGTTTAATTAATATTGCTAAGTATGACCCAATTTATCACATGAATGAAGCGTTTGTGGGAGTATCAACCAAGGGTAAACAAATTGGTGATATTGCGCCACATTTTTGGTTTTTAGTAGTATTTACGCTGGTAATGGTTATTGGTGGTTGGTTATCTTATCGTCGTATGTTGCTAGTAGAGAGAAGATTATGA